Proteins from one Phocoena sinus isolate mPhoSin1 chromosome 8, mPhoSin1.pri, whole genome shotgun sequence genomic window:
- the MMP1 gene encoding interstitial collagenase, whose amino-acid sequence MPRLPLLLLLLLWGMGSHSFPAATSETQEQDVETVQKYLENYYNLKSDAKQVERQRNSDPVVEKLKQMQKFFGLKVTGKPDAETLNVMKQPRCGVPDMAQFVLTQGNPQWEDTHLSYRIENYTPDLSRAAVDHAIEKAFQLWSSISPLTFTKVSEGQADIMISFVRGDHHDNSPFDGPGGNLAHAFQPGPHIGGDVHFDEDERWTNNFRDYNLYRVAAHELGHSLGLAHSTDIGALMYPNYIFSGDVQLSQDDISGIQAIYGPSQNPTQPTGPQTPQVCDSKLTFDAITTIRGEVMFFKDRFYMRTNPFYPEAELNFISVFWPHLPNGLQAAYEVADRDEVRFFKGNKYWAVKGQDVLYGYPKYIYRSFGFPRTVKNIDAAVSDEDTGKTYFFVANKCWRYDEYKQSMDAGYPKMIAEDFPGIGNKVDAVFQKDGFFYFFRGTRQYKFDTKTKRILTLQKANSWFNCRKN is encoded by the exons ATGCCCAGACTgcctttgctgctgctgctgcttctctgggGCATGGGGTCTCACAGCTTCCCAGCAGCGACTTCAGAAACACAAGAGCAAGATGTGGAGACAGTGCAG aaataccTGGAAAACTACTACAACCTGAAGAGTGATGCGAAGCAAGttgaaagacagagaaacagtgACCCAGTAGTTGAAAAACTAAAGCAAATGCAAAAGTTCTTTGGGCTGAAGGTGACGGGGAAACCAGATGCTGAAACCCTGAATGTGATGAAGCAGCCCAGATGTGGTGTGCCTGACATGGCTCAGTTTGTTCTCACTCAGGGAAACCCGCAATGGGAAGACACACACCTGTCCTACAG gATTGAAAACTACACACCAGATCTGTCAAGAGCAGCTGTGGACCATGCCATTGAGAAAGCCTTTCAACTCTGGAGCAGTATCTCACCCTTGACCTTCACCAAGGTCTCTGAGGGTCAAGCAGACATAATGATATCCTTTGTCAGGGGAG ATCATCATGACAATTCTCCCTTTGATGGACCGGGTGGAAACCTCGCTCATGCTTTTCAACCAGGCCCACATATCGGAGGGGATGTCCATTTTGATGAAGATGAAAGGTGGACCAACAATTTCAGAG ATTATAACTTGTATCGTGTGGCAGCTCATGAATTGGGCCATTCCCTTGGACTTGCTCATTCTACTGACATTGGGGCTTTGATGTACCCCAACTACATCTTCAGTGGTGATGTTCAGCTATCTCAGGATGACATCAGTGGGATCCAGGCCATCTATG GACCTTCCCAAAATCCCACTCAGCCAACTGGCCCGCAAACCCCACAAGTGTGTGATAGTAAGCTAACTTTTGATGCTATAACTACAATCCGGGGAGAAGTGATGTTCTTTAAAGACAG GTTCTACATGCGCACAAATCCCTTCTACCCAGAAGCtgagctcaatttcatttctgttttctggcCCCATCTGCCAAATGGACTTCAGGCTGCTTATGAGGTTGCCGATAGAGATGAAGTTCGGTTTTTCAAAG GTAATAAGTACTGGGCTGTCAAGGGGCAAGATGTGTTATACGGATACCCCAAGTACATCTACAGATCCTTTGGTTTCCCGAGGACTGTGAAGAACATCGACGCTGCTGTTTCTGATGAAGATACTGGGAAAACGTACTTCTTTGTTGCTAACAAGTGCTGGAG GTATGATGAATATAAACAATCCATGGATGCAGGTTATCCCAAAATGATAGCAGAAGATTTTCCTGGAATTGGCAACAAAGTTGATGCTGTTTTCCAGAAAGACG